The Canis lupus baileyi chromosome 37, mCanLup2.hap1, whole genome shotgun sequence DNA window AATCAGGGTCATTCAACTCCTCATCCCCTGCACCCAATGGTCTACTTTCCTCTTacttagggaaactgaggccatcAAGTGTGAACTCCTGCAATTATAATGCCTTCCCTTGTCTTTTAAAGAATGAGGTATCTACTTTTCCAGGTCTATTTTGGGACTCAACTCTCCTCTAAGTGCCGTCTTCTCTTCTCTTACAGCCACAGCCTCCCTTTCTAACTGGTTCCTTCCTCTCTGGCcttcataaaaataacaaaaggagcCGCTATCCTGGTTGCGTGTGGTTGACTGTTACCGCCATGTCTTCTCACAAGACTTTCAGAATCAAGCGATTcctggccaagaaacaaaagcagaatcgtCCCATTCCCCAGTGGATTCGgatgaaaactggtaataaaatcagGTACAACTCCAAGAGGAGGCACTGGAGAAGAACCAAGCTGGGTCTATGAGGAAGCATCCATCGCACATCATGAAATAGCAAATATAATTGGCACACATATTTAAGCTGCATGGAGATCACATGTTCCTATCCTGTCAATATGGAAACACCCTTCCTACCTGGCCAATAGACATGTCTTATTAAGGAAACGTTCTTGTCTGTTCCTATGCCTCTATACCAGTAGGCTGGTTCAGTAATAAATGCGACACCTTTCAGCTGAGCTGCTGTTGTGTTCTGATTTGTGAAGTACTGAAATCCCCCTCCTGTCAGATCTCACATAGCACTGtctgatagaactttctgcagtgatagaaATGGCCCTTGACATCCAAGTATTTAAAGTACGGCtaggggacgcctgtgtggctctgctaagcatctgcctttggctctggtcttgACGGGGAGACTGcatgtctgcccctccccctgctcaggtgctctctctcaaataaaatcttttttttttttcctaaagattttatttattcatgagagagacagaaagagaggcagagacacaggcagagggagaagcaggccccatgcagggagtccgacgtgagactcgatcccgatactccaggatcacaccctgggctgaaggcaggcgctaaaccgctgagccacccagggattcccaaataaaatcttttttaaaaaaaataacaaaagtaaacTAAAGTATAaaactaccatcaccaccacacaCATTTTCCTTGATCTTCAACCTACCTCAATAAGCTGAATATAAGGAAAAAGACATCTcatttctgccccccccctcaACTCCCATCCTCTCCTTAGCTCCCCACAATGCAGCTTCTGTTATCACCAAAGGACATCAGCAGTCCAAAAACCTTCCAAGATATTAGCCTAGTTTTGTGAGTTCCTCTGGGAGAGGGACCCTGGGTTTCATCAGATCCTCCAAGGTACTTTTGTCACCCCAAAAGTTAGGAACCTCCTCTCTAAGAATGTTAAAGACTATTTTTCAAATGGATTAGGccagggattggcaaactatggcctgtggGTCAAATCTGGCCTGCTGCCTCGTTTTGTTAagtgaagttttattggaacacagccatgtccATTCATGTACATCTTGTCTGTGGCTGCTATTGCACTACAATGTCAGGTAGTTGCAACAGAGATCTCAGGGCCAGTGAAGcctaaaataatttctatctGGCCCTTGATAGAAACATTTTGCCAATCCTAGAGTTAAACATAAAGCTGGGCTCTTAAATCCCATTGATTTGGCCTCATGACTATGATTCCCAGGTTGTGTTTTGGGATTAATGTTTTGAGCCTGCACAGTTAAAAGCCCATAAGAGAAAGCTCTCTTGTTTTTATTACAGGGGTGCTGTTGAGGGCATAGTCTTCTATTTTTTCAGAATCACTTTTGATGAAGACCTGAGGGAGATACCTCTCCTAGGTCTGAATAGTGATATTGATGATATGTTCAGTACTTTCACAGATCTTAACTACATGCCAGGCAGTGTTCTACACTCTTTATACATATTGATGATAATTTTCACAACAAATCCATGAGTTAGATATTGTAATTATCCCCATATTAAGCATTAATAAATCACAACGGATTATATCGAAGTTACAGAgatattttacagagaaaacatGGGTCAACTGTCAGGGAGAATAAATCAGAGAAATTTCAGGATTCCACTATATCCCTCTAAGCAATAAAGTTCAAGGTTGCTAGAAAATGTGTCCTTAAAGGGCATCTTACCAAAGATATCTTGGTACTTATAAGCTGGCTCTTCTTTCACGTTCATGTCGAGCAGGGCTGAACTCATTCCACCAACCTCCATATAATTATGCTCTCCAACCTGAATGCCAGAACTGTTGTATATGGTACATTTTACAGACTCATCTGAATAGAGTGAAACACACAGGTAAGTAAATCTAGGttgaaagcaagagaaataaatacaacatGGTAAAAGGACAGGGCTTTATTCTAGATATAGAAGTTAAATTATTTATCCTATGACAGTCTTTGAAATTTTCCTCTTCAAAATGTAGCTGAACTAACCTTACATCCACCAAAatggctactataaaaaaaaaaaaaaaaaaagtaacagtgttggcaaggatgtggatgaACTGAAACCAAGGTGTGCTGCTGGCGGTAATACAAAATGGTGTGATAAATGATATGGAGatccctcaaaaattaaaaatagacttccctcaaaaattaaaaatagacttacTCTAAGATGTAGCAATTCCATTtatgggtatttactcaaaggaactGAAAGCAAGGCCCCAAACAGATATTTATATAGccatgtttacagcagcattatccacaacaTCCAAAAGGTGGAAGTCACTCAgggtccaccaacagatgaacagatacacaaaatgtgTTATGTAcggacaatggaatattattcagccttaaaaaaaaggaaggaaatcctgacacatgctacaatattggcaaaccttgaggacattgtgttcagtgaaataagccagtcacaaaaggacaaagacTGTATGATTCCACATATATCAAGTACCCTATagcagtcaaattcatagagacagaaagaatggtggttgccaggggctgggggtaggggaatggggagttagtgtcTGATGAGTACAGAGtgtcagtttgggaagatgaaaagagttccAGAGataaatggtggtgatggtagccCAACACTATGGTTTCCTCACCAATGCAGTCTTTGGCCGATATAAGATAAGAATTAAAATATCCAAGACTTCTTTCTTACCTTCAGAAAACAGCAAGCAAGTAAAAGAACACAAACCCATCAGCGATTGGGTATAATGGGACCACTGTGATGCAGATTAAAGCAGAAGATACCCACTGGTTACAAGGACCTGTAACCCAACACCTGTGGGTAGCTGCAATGAATCCTACTCAAACCAAAGCCAAGTGCTCTGATGGAGACTAGTCCATGGCTGCAAACGGCATGTGGCAGCTGAAGACTATAAACAACTCACCCTTGTAACCTTAGAGTCTACATCAGAGCTAATAGCTGctttattttcagaaacatttaaaaaagattatagcTAAAAAGAACTGTTTACCTCTTGATGGGAAGGAGCTGAATGGAATGGTGGGCGTGTTCCCCAGTAGGTTGGTCTCCGGCACTGGAGTTTTATTCACGCTTGGGATATGGCTTGGATTTGGCTGATACCAGACTCTTGAACCTGTTGTTCCCAGAGCCAGTGGTCTTGTTCTAAAATTGA harbors:
- the LOC140626369 gene encoding uncharacterized protein isoform X1; amino-acid sequence: MRHDSLRQAAGEHARARTRSAAGRSNVSRRAWSAGPVGRTARRAVSDPRRERSSGPTPQPPFLTGSFLSGLHKNNKRSRYPGCVWLTVTAMSSHKTFRIKRFLAKKQKQNRPIPQWIRMKTGNKIRYNSKRRHWRRTKLGL
- the LOC140626369 gene encoding large ribosomal subunit protein eL39 isoform X2, which encodes MSSHKTFRIKRFLAKKQKQNRPIPQWIRMKTGNKIRYNSKRRHWRRTKLGL